TCTGCGTGAGAGTCTGGCCATCCTCGCAGAGACTGTGAGATCATATTCTGCCCCTGAATACTCTGAGAAAAGTTAATTTTGTAAAAAGAACATATGTttaccatatattttatttttatagggtCTTGAGAACTCATGGAAGCGGCACAAAGAGGTTGCAGAGTACTTTCATGAAGGCTTAGAAGAAATGGGCCTGAAACTGTTTGTGCAGGATAAGGTTGGCAGAAGAAGCCTTAAACATCACAACAGATCTCACATATACCGAATTATCATAAATCACAtcacattttctgaaaacaaCTTATGTCTTATAGAAAGCAAGACTGCCAACGGTTACCACAATAGTAGCTCCTCCAGGGTATGACTGGCGGGAAATCACAAGGTATATTATGAAGACCTATAACATTGAAATCTCTGGGGGTCTTGGACCATCTGCTGGCATGGTGAGAAGCTATCAGTTTCAATTCATTTTAACTGAGACACCAGAACAACAAGACGTTCCCATGCATTTGCAGTGTGTTAAAATGACACAATGCTCAGTAACTGTTTTGTTtctcatatttattcatttatttattttacaggtaTTGCGTGTGGGACTGATGGGATGTAACAGCAGCAAGGCCAATGTGGATAAGGTGTTGAAGGCCTTGGCTGATGCTCTAAAACACTGTCACAAGAGCAGAGTCTGACAGCATGACCCGCCGTCAATAAAAAAAAGTCCAGCATTTGAACCCTTTTTCAGTGGTGTTCAGTTCTTTTTTTGTGATAACCCTctttgaagaaaaagaaaacataaccTTTGTGCTCCTCCCCAAACATAGGCTTACACACAGTagctattcatttagctgacacttatAAAGATGTACAAAACCCAGAAGCTTATAGTATTAGTAGTTAATTACATATTTACTGACAAACTGCTATGAAATAGCCATACGTTTTCCTACTGTTATTTTATCTGTTttcattacaaacaaacaaacaaaaagtgctACAGTATagatggtcatataattagaatatcatcaaaaagttgatttatttcactaattcccttcaaaaagtgaaacttgtatattatatttattcattacacacagactgatatatttcaaatgtttatttctttcaatTTTGATGTTTACAACTGACAACAAAGGAAAATCCTTAATGTAAAAAAGAATACTTAAATCCTCTGAAAataagaatattgtgaaaaggttagATATTGAAGAAACCtagtgccacactctaatcagctaattaactcaaaaccccTGCAAAGGTCTTTAAATGGtatctcagtctagttctgtaggctacacagtCATGTGTCCACTCTGTGTCCAAACACATTAATAGAAAggggaagggaaggaaaagatgtgatagaataaagtgtacaagcaatagggataaccgcacccattgtgaaacaaaacccattcaaaaatgtgggggagattcacaaagagtggactacagctggagtcagtgcttcaagaaccactatgcacagacgtatgcaagacatgggtttcagttgtcacattccttgtgtcaagacattcttgaacaacagacagcgtcagaagcgtctcgcttcaaaaaggactggattGCATTTTGcaatttcctttggaaatcagggtcccagagtctggaggaagagaggagaggcacacaatccacgtttcttgaggtccagtgtaaagtatccacagtcagtgatggtttggggtgccatgtcatctgctggtgttggtccactgtgttttctgaggtcaaagttcaacacagccatataccatgaagttttagatttcattttccaacaggacttggccccagcacacagtgccaaagctttcagcacctggtttaaggaccatggtatccctgttcttaattggccagcaaacttgcctgaccttaaccccacagAATATCTATGGGTTATTGGGAAGAGGAAGTtgcaatatgccagacccaacaatgcagaagagctgaaggccactatcagagcaacctgggctctcataacaccacAGCAGTGCCagagactgatcgactccatgccacgctgcattgctacagtaattcaggcaaaaggagccccaactaagtattgagtgctgtacatgctcatgcttttcatttttatactttttaattggccaagatttctaaaaaatcttttctttgtatccctcttaatttatattcaaattttctgagatactgaatttgggattttccttagttgtcagttataatcatcaatattaaaataaataaacatttgaaatatatcagtctgtgtgaatgaatgaatataaagtttcactttttgaatggaattaactaaataaatcaactttttgatgatattctaattatatgaccagcacctgtatatgcaATATAAAAGGAATAATTCAGCCATaacaaaagcattttcatttactTTCCCCATTTTGCTCTAAACCCTTGATCTTGAGCCAGTGGAAATTTGTGATTTCTCCTGAAAGGTCTGAACAGCCTTAGTTTGCCTTTTACAGATGCACTTTTTTGTGAAAACTGGCTAAATCTGgacaaatatctatctatctatctatctatctatctatctatctatctatctatctatctaataattccttacatttatatagcgctttataggCACTAAAAGCACTTCACATTGTCAgtggggtatctcctcatccaccaccagtgtgtagcatccacctggatgatgtgacggcAGTCATATTGCGACAGAATGCCcgccaccacacaccagcttactggtggagaggagaaagagtgatgaagccaatcagcagatatggggattgttaggaggccatgatggtcagaggccaatgggcaaataTAGCCAGGATGCccaggtcacacctctactcttttcgaaagacatcaggatttttaatgaccacagagagtcaggacatCGGTTTAACGTATCCTCAGAAGGACGTGCTTGTTGACCGTCTAGTGTCCccgtcactacactggggcgctagggtccacacagaccacagggtgagcaccccctgctggcctcaccaGCACCTCtaccagcagcaacctagttttcccaggagctctcccatccaggtactgaccaggttCAGTCCTGCTTAGCTTTTAGTGGGCATCATCGCAGGGGTGgctaagccccccccccccccccccaaatcccCCCTTGACGCCAAGCATGGTTTGGGggcaaaaagaagtttgaaaagaCTGAACAACGGTATCCCCGCGCTGCTGGAGgcggggtgtagattaatgtaaacatgacttGCGATTCTCCGCGTATCccctaaacacaacaacaacaatgaaatgaTGAAGTGTAGGCAATCTAGGTGTGACAGacctaatatatataaacataatatatataaacctatatatatataaacagtatttaatacaaaaaagctcattacttttttttgtataatgtGAAATTGAATGTACAGTATTATCAAAGGCATCTCCAACACTTGTTTGTTCACCTCATTGAGGAGCCAAGGATAACAAAAGATCTCCACACTGCAGAAAAGAGGTTTGGTTAGAGAGCTGAGGTTCCTCCAACTGAAAGACGAAGACCAGAAGAAAGCTCTTCTTCAGCTTTCACAGGCCGAAATGGCTGATGACCAGCAACTGGCCAAAGAACCTTTTGTTTTCCAAATCCAGTATAATATGGACAGTTTTCTCGATGAGTGCATGGACAAAAGGGACCTCAAAATAAATTGCATGTTTCtcaagttttgatttattttagttttcttttatcaattttgataattattgttaaatgtgtGCCTACTTTgctttaacatttgttttatatctttTGTTACTTATGTATGATAGTGTgtcttttgtaatatatatatatatatatatatatatatatatatatatatatatatatatatatatatatatatatataaaaaaaatcaagctttATTTTGTCTATCTACCTCATCTCTATTATCTGGTTAAATCCTTATAATAAAATGCTGACTTGACATCAACGtagattaacattttatttatttttttcttggttttattatgttttaaagcaCATTGGTCAACTCTGGTTATAGTAAATAGtgttatataaatacaatttccaTTGCCATCCAAACCACTACGTGGCGCAATGCCTAGTAAGATAACTTTTGCTCCGCtcaccaagtataggtctctgccatggtctctgcaggaaagtaatgggagttaccagatcaaagtgtttttacaccatgatacctgattggttgatgtaatagtgacgttaggtttagggatggggttgggtaagggggatcatttagattgcatgattcagaaacacccagcagtttgaaaacacccagatggtgataaacgcccacttttgctctgcagacaACTAAGGGTTTTGCAGTTAGATGCGTGGATGTATCTTGCACCATAGCAGGATGTTACGTATGTGTTTTTGAAGAAAAGTACCGCGTAAAGAGATCATCGCGGCCTAGTAGTGATTTGCTATTGCCAGTATTTGCTCCCTGTTGTTCTGCCTTTTTAAACTGTGTTTTAAGAGCCATGTCTTGCAGTAGAGGAGCTTTGATTGTCCTTGAGGGAGTAGACAGAGCCGGGAAAACCACGCAATGTCAAAAACTCGTCCATGCACTGCAGCAGAGCGGACGAGCGGCAGAAATCATGCGATTTCCAGGTAAAATGTCCTCCTCTTGTCTATAGCTATACTATAGTAATACATTTTGTGAAGCCTTGCCTGGACAGACTGTGATTCTGAAATATTCAAATGATACTGAAGCATCCTGTTGTTTTTATAAcggtctctcaaaaaccaaaataAGTGAGGCGTTTTGCCTTGATATTAAAGAGCTTTCTTGCCAAGTTTGATTGCGCACacaatttgttttagtgacaaacTTCCAGTGCACAGGTACAACCACACACagacaaatgcaaataaataattgtataaacagTTATGCTATACATGATAATGGAATAGAACTGAGTAAGATgtaggggtaacaaataaatataaggatattgcacatttgtaTTGCGTAAGTGGGGGAACATTTAGCTGCTCATGAGGTAACGTTAGCTTTCTTGGGGAAAGAAATTGTTCCTTTGTCTGAATAAAAGCGGCTGTGATTTAGCAGTTCACTGGGATTTGAGAcacagccttgttttgttttttttacagacagAACCACTAAAATCGGTCAGCTGATCAGTTCATACCTGGAGAAGAAGAGTAATCTGGAGGATCATACGGTTCACCTGCTGTTCTCTGCAAACCGATGGGAAATGGTGTAAGTTATCTCTCCAGAGTTTATGTTGACATTACTCGAGTAGAGTGCATGAACAGGAATGGCTCATGAATTTATCATTCATTAAGTGGATCAACAAGCGGATCTGTTTTCCTACTTCAGGCCCCTGATGAAACAGAAGTTGGAACAAGGGATCAGTCTAGTGGTTGACCGCTATGCGTTTTCTGGAGTTGCCTTCACTAGTGCCAAGCCTGTGAGTGTCACTGTCTGTGTAATCTGTGTAATGACTGTCACTGTCAGCTTAACTCCAATACAGGGAAAACatattgtatacatttataaagtATGGTCATGTACATTACTGTTTAAAAGGGTTGGGGGTCAATAAGAATTGAGTGAAATTAATGTCAGATTATTGTTCACTTTATATATTTTGAACttaatattcatcaaaaaaaaaaaaaagaaaatctgtaaagacattcatttagttgttttctttgtgttcagGGCTTCACTCTGGAGTGGTGCATGAATCCAGATATTGGACTTCCAAAACCAGACCTGGTGATGTTTTTGCAGCTCAATCCCAATACGGCAGCAAACCGTGGAGAATATGGAATTGAACGTTATGAAACCAGCGCCTTCCAACGGACAGTGCATCAAAGATTTGAGGAGCTCATGCAAGATTCCTCCGTCAACTGGAAGgtggtttattttagtttatagaCCTAATAAAAGTAAACCTACAGTATGTaatcttcaaattaatttaatctcTACCTTTCAATCTCTAGGTAGTTGATGCTGCAAGGACCATTGAAGAGGTGCACAAAGATATTAAGCTTTTAAGTGAAGACATCATCAGTTTAGCCCAGAATCAGCCAGTTGGTGAGCTGTGGAGGTGAAcgggtttttaaaaacattttaaatgtttttgtttttttctgtcacagtacagaaaatacataattattgtttttaatttttaatgatttgaataaataaatattcataaaataaacttGTGTACAGAGATTTGAAACATCAAGACAAAATCATTCTTGTATAATTACACAAGCACATCCTTACATAACCTGCAAATGCCCAGCCTTCCTTAGTTGTCATTTACAATTTCATACAGGTTCAAAATTTCACCGACTCTTATGGGTTGAGAGTAAATGCTAAATCAAATCTGATTAGCAGGTCTCCAGACCAAAACCATAAAATGTGTTATGGCAAACCTGTGTTTTAAGTTAAGGGGGTAAAAAGGCACCATATCACTTAAAAATTAATCTATAGTGTTAAGACTCAATATGGATACACATAAATGCAATTAAGTACGTACATACTGATGATCCTGAGTGCCTGTGACCATGACACCTGACCTCGGCTCACTCAGGGTGACACATAGCTGTTTAAGAATAAAGCTGTGTGTTTGACGCAGGTGACTATGCCACATTGGCTTTGGACATCAATGGTATTCTTCTCTTTCCTCTGAAGAGGCTCTACCACAGAATTCTGAAAGTCTGGCAAATGCAAACGTTCTTCACAAGGACAGGATTTCAAATTCTTCATCCTCAGAATCAAAGTAGCGTTCGAGCCGGTCTGAATCCGAAAAGTCTGTTAAAGGAAAAATGAAATATAgtgttgtgtatttattaatgtaactcTCTGCAAACTCGTACTTTTCTGAACTTATAAATAAACGGTATAAGAGATCACCTGGAGTGAGATTGAGTACATCTGCGGTAATTAGATGAGATGGCTGACTTTCTACCAGTTCAAACATAGGGAGACCTCTACAGTTGGAAACCTGCACAAGgtacacacaaaaacaaagagTGGTCCAAAAGCACAAACACCAACAGAGGCTACTAAAACTTTACAAGTAACTTATGGCTTAAGTACCTTACGAATCTGTGCACACCAGTCATCAAAATCATCCTCTGTTTGACAGAAGAAGCCCTGTTGAACAAAATTTGGCAAAGAGGATACTGTAGCTCAAAGGAAATTACTGTTTGCCATTTTTATCAATAACTGTATTGAACCCCAAAATTTTCCAAGACAATTAAGCACACATTTTACACATCTGATCAGGAAACTAAGCCACTGATGATTTAATACTCTTGAAACATATCTTACTATTATAATAGCTGTCCTGCTTAATCTTTTTGTGGATACCATGATACATTTTGGATTGGACTGGATTTTTTGACACATTAAGCTGTACTTACAGCAGCAATGGAGGGGTCAAGCTCACAGATGTGCATTCGGCAGGGAGGGTGCTGGCAGTGGTAGGAGTCGTCTGGGAACTGACCGTCTTCATTGGGGTCCACAGCTGGCTGAGTGGTATGAGGGTCTAGATAAATGAGCTCATGACCTAGTGCATCAATAAGTAAATACAATGAGGCAGTTTGAAACACAATATACTGCCATTcagcatttaatatttatttaatatgtactAAACCACAGATAAACCTAGCTACCACAGTATAACAGCAGAGGTTCAGATAAACAAAGATGTGTTTGTATTGCTTTAATAATAGGGTCAAACCCCTGTCAACTCAACCAGAGGTCCTCgactcaaatattttattttgtcaatgtttttttttctgaggaaagatAAACATTTATAGTGatgaaagccaaaaaaaaaaatgtcattgaaTATTTATTGAGTAATTCACTATTTTGTAGACGATGGTCAAAATGGCAATTTTCACCCGAGATTTGGAGCTAAATTGGTAACAATGactttaggaagattacagcatcattatattatatttacacagagtctattagtaaaatctgttgactttagcCATCTTTGTTGCATTATGTAAGTTAGTGCACCCTTTAcaattttctatatttctgcataCATATGAGCCACAACATCATACCTGTCTTAGtgccataaatattatttttccaaagTGTGCATGTCTGTAActcaaaaagtattaaaaatatcttaatatataaaatttgttttcatttgtaatcTTCATTTTTAAGGCCCTATGCTGTTTGATTCCAGAGACATGGGAATTTTGCATTCACTTTACATTCAGCTGATCCTTTTTGTATTGAAAGAACATAGGCTGAAGAACAAATACATGTAGAAATGTAGCTTGTTTTTCTCTATCAAGAACTGCATAGAACACACTTGTCTTAGTGCAAAAAATGTTCTTTTCCCCCTAAGTCTATTTCTTGAGTTACAgggatacacatatacatatacagactaaaatacaaattatttcccCCAGTGTTTTCACTGACAaacttagttttattttttaaataaagacccATTTTGATTTTGATGGCTACAACACACACCAAAAAAGCAGGGACAGAGGGACGTTTAACATTGTCACATCAATtctccttttatttacaatgtttcaTTGTTTGGGAATGGAGGACACTAATTGTTAGAAGTTTTGCAAGCAAAATTGTTCTTCTTTTCATGACTGGTCATACATTTTCAATAGGAGACAGATCTGCTGGCCAGTCTAGCACATTCACTCTGTGTCTATGAAACCACGCTGTtgtagcacatgcagaatgagagctgccattgtcTTGATATAATAACCATGGACTTCTCCATGAAAGACATCATTTTGATGGCAGTATACTTCTCTGTACAGTTCCAATACATGCCTCCATGTCAAAGGTACCTTCGCACATAATGTATTCCAGTCACCTATTCTCTTTGCTCTGCTGCACCTCCATACCTTGACAGTCGTTTGCTTTTGCTTCTGTCGCTAATGAAAGTCTGAATGGTCCCTTTGGTATTTGGGACTGAGAACTCAAAATTCATCTTTTCCAGAAACAAGTTTCAAAATGTGGACTCATCTGAGCACAGTCTTTCTAACTATCTGAGATGAGCTCTGGCCCAGAGAACCCGGCAGCATCACTACATAGAATTGATGTGTAGCTTTTTCCTTGAGTAACAGATATTCAAGTTGCATTTCTTGGTGCAGCAGCAGACTGTGGTAAATGACAGTggttttctgaagtactcctgaGCCCATGTGGCTATATTGAACACTGTGGCATGACTGTTTCTTATTCCATCTGAGGGCTCAAAGGTCAAGCACATTCACCTGAAGTTTCCTGCCTTCCCCTACacatacagtttttttctggATTCCCTTAATCTTTTCACAGTTTTATGTGTGGTGAAAGACCTAAATTCTTTGCAATTTTGCATAGCGAAATGTGATTTTTGACTTGTTTGACACTTTTCTCATGATCCAGCTGTGCTTGCAAAGACTGAGATGCTCCTCATGTTTTACACCCAAACATGATACCTTGACCTTTTACCAATTCACCTGCTTCCTGTGAACGGTTTCAAAACAGTTTGACATGGATTTACTATAatcttttcacttttattttgcctcTGTCCCCACTTTTTgtgtgttgcagccatcaaaataaaaatgtgttcatatttacaaaatacatttatgtttgtCAGTGAAAACTCTGGAAATCTTTGtaattaaatagaaattaaagagaattaacaaatcacagattcttgattttaatacattttacaaaacgTCCCAACATTTCTGGAATTGGGCTTGTACATAGTGGGATATGTCAGATTATGAATAACACGATTTATCGTTAACTCTGGGTAAAGTATGAACAGAGTGAAATGTAAAATAAGATTACACAGGATCCCATTTACCAGAGGCTTAAAATTACTCAGTTTTAATTATCTCCTTAACATAACTTGAATGTTTCAACATTTGATTTACTATCAGTTATCCCCAATGCCTCTTAGCAGAAGATACTACTTGATCTATTAATATGCTTCACATGTTATAACAATAAGAAAGTGTAATACTAAAACCAGGTGTGGCAAATCTTGGTTTACTGACATAATTTGAGGAGAGCAACCACACTTCTTTGTAGCTTCAGAAGTTGTTAAAAAATAACAGCAGAAGTTGTTAAAAAGaaactgatttaaatatataaaatcttatTAAATGACTACTGAGAGCAAGATAATGTGCCTTGACCATATCATTGCATTTTTAGCACTCAAGAGACAAATGTGTCATTCCGTGTCAACTCAACCAGAGGTACCCGGCTCAAATTTTTGattttgctaatatatatattttttttctgtagaaagATAAACCTGTATTGtgatgaaagccaaaatattaaatgtcatgcaTGAACATTTACAGAGTAAACcactattttgtaaaattatgtcaCCTGAGATTCAGAGACAAATTACAGAGGTTTAAAAATGACTTCGGAAAGATgacaataataatgttatttttacacagagattggTACGTCTGTTAttaaaatctgttgactttagcaTTCTTTGTTACATTATGTGCCAATGGTAACTATTCAAAAATGGGGAAAGAAcacttttcaagtttttttctccaaagtttgTAGGCCTGTAACTCAAAAAAGTATTAAAGATATCTTTTTGCCCTTTCAAAAAAAACGTTCCTTTCGGCATCTAAATTTGAAGGCAATATATAATTCATTTCCAGAAATAATGCATTCTCAACATGGCTCCAAGAGTAAATTGTTCGttacacattttcagtttttttcttttaaaaaggaAGGTCTGAAGAACAAATAATGTTGAATCTGGAAATGTATCTTGTTTTCCTCTATCAAACCAACTGCGTATAACGTACCTGTCTGAGTACCATAAACATTCTTTTTCCAAAGTTTGCATGCTTGTAACTCAAGTAGTATTAAAAATATCTCTAATTTCTAATATGGTTCTTAATAAACCTTTCTTTTGTGTTCTTTGCCAGAGATATGGGGAGCTCAATGTGACTCAGTGACCAATTTGTTAAATTTCACCCATTTTCAGTGTTTGAAAACCATTGACACTTTGTACAAAGTCACTTTGTATACAGCTGATActtattacatttacaaatttatttacaaatgtttacatGCATAGCATACATTTGTATATAATTATTGATAGAGGAAAACAAGCTATAATTCTTGTTTCAACATTAACATGACATTTAATATACTGGTTTTCATcaccatatatttttatatttcttcagaatttaattattcaaaaatcGAAAATCGATTGGGGCGAAATGACCcaataatattatatgaaaaaaaaaatattcagtgcaTAAAGCACATTGTGATTgacaaacaatgtttaaatgAATGTAGTCTGAGATGCACAGTCTTTcatcatgcaatttttttttttttttttttgtggttttaagaATAAGGGCATTTCACACTACCTGTTAATGTTGGCATCTATGTAATTCAACTAGCTTCTACAACTTAACTAGAAATATTTGCAACAAAATACCATAGACATTGATGGGGCATGCATTCTTTTGTTATGCCAATAACAAAGATATGCAAAGAGTTTACTCATTTACTTACTTTGGTATTGGAACTGACTTTTTATAGGTTTGGCTTGAAAAACTCTGCTTACCGACAAAGCCAATGAAGTAGTGAGCGCTGTTCGGCTTCCCACCAATTACTCCCAAAGACTGAGGCATCATGAAGCATTGCTGGGGATAAGAGAGAAGATTAAACTCCAACAATCAGCAAACTTGAATAGGTGATCGTTAAAGCAATAATAGATGAAGAATTTGTATCTTACTCACACTTACTGTCTGATCTTAACAGTTCTGCATTTTATCTATTTGTATGACAGATAATGTTGTAGATTTACCTTGAGTGGTTCAAAATAGGCTTCGTTTATGTCACTGAGGCCCAGTCTCAGTGGAATCAGCAGAACAAGGGGTTTCCACAGAGCCGTCTCCTCTTCTGCAAGAGCGCAAGCCCCTTCTAGATCACCGTTCATTTCCCGAGGCTCTTCAGAAGCCGCACATGCACCCCTGTCAAAGTCTAGCCACGGCATACACAACTTCTCTACAGACagccaagaaaaaaaacattaagtcaTTTACTCTAAcaacactgaaagaaaaaaacaacaactattcaACGAGTAAAATTGTTGAGCTAAAGTTAAAGTCATTAGAAGATGCTACAAAGACGTAAAAGACTTTGTGCTATCATTAAACTCAAATGAAATTTTCGACCTCAAACTCACTCGACTATGCAATTTGATGTGCTTTTAAGCCACAGGCACTGGAAATCTCCTTAACATTGATGAATGCTGCATTGGATCAAAACCTACTCCCTTTTGCCAGAAACTATAAACTGAGGACATTTTAGTAGGACAACAACCCATCGCACGCTGCCAGAGTAACACTGAAGTGGCTTAAAATGAAGAGATTGATGCCCTTGAGTGTCTTAGTCAGAGTCTTGACCTCAATATCATCGCACAGCTCTGAAAGGAGAAACTGCTTCACTTTTAGTGGTTTTGCAAGGAGGAATGCGCTATTCATGTTCCATTACATTgtgccaaataaaaaaataaaaaaaaagacctaaGGCTGGGAGCTGTGAGATCTCTGAATGtgtttcaaccaagtactaaagAAAGGGGATAAATATTACTTGcagattaattaacattttaaaatgaactttttcactgcTGCAGTAAACAAAACATGCTATTTTGAGGAATGCTGAATTTACTTCCCTTTTAAAGACAATTTAGACGaaacatttagcaaaatattttCTGTTATGTTCCACGatacaaaaaaagtcatacaggtttggaacgacatgagggtgtgtgCATAATGACAGCATTCATGTT
This genomic stretch from Carassius gibelio isolate Cgi1373 ecotype wild population from Czech Republic chromosome B6, carGib1.2-hapl.c, whole genome shotgun sequence harbors:
- the dtymk gene encoding thymidylate kinase; translation: MSCSRGALIVLEGVDRAGKTTQCQKLVHALQQSGRAAEIMRFPDRTTKIGQLISSYLEKKSNLEDHTVHLLFSANRWEMVPLMKQKLEQGISLVVDRYAFSGVAFTSAKPGFTLEWCMNPDIGLPKPDLVMFLQLNPNTAANRGEYGIERYETSAFQRTVHQRFEELMQDSSVNWKVVDAARTIEEVHKDIKLLSEDIISLAQNQPVGELWR
- the atg4b gene encoding cysteine protease ATG4B isoform X1: MKLIKSRIRLSSTKYAPVIGEAASTVWGFVVKYATLTYDSLRYGEIEDFPETSDPVWILGKQFSALTEKDEILADVASRLWFTYRKNFQPIGGTGPTSDTGWGCMLRCGQMILGQALICRHLGRDWTWSPGQRQRAEYISILNAFIDKKDSYYSIHQIAQMGVGEGKSIGQWYGPNTVAQVLKKLAVFDSWSRLAVHVAMDNTVVIEEIKKLCMPWLDFDRGACAASEEPREMNGDLEGACALAEEETALWKPLVLLIPLRLGLSDINEAYFEPLKQCFMMPQSLGVIGGKPNSAHYFIGFVGHELIYLDPHTTQPAVDPNEDGQFPDDSYHCQHPPCRMHICELDPSIAAGFFCQTEDDFDDWCAQIRKVSNCRGLPMFELVESQPSHLITADVLNLTPDFSDSDRLERYFDSEDEEFEILSL
- the atg4b gene encoding cysteine protease ATG4B isoform X2 translates to MDAATLTYDSLRYGEIEDFPETSDPVWILGKQFSALTEKDEILADVASRLWFTYRKNFQPIGGTGPTSDTGWGCMLRCGQMILGQALICRHLGRDWTWSPGQRQRAEYISILNAFIDKKDSYYSIHQIAQMGVGEGKSIGQWYGPNTVAQVLKKLAVFDSWSRLAVHVAMDNTVVIEEIKKLCMPWLDFDRGACAASEEPREMNGDLEGACALAEEETALWKPLVLLIPLRLGLSDINEAYFEPLKQCFMMPQSLGVIGGKPNSAHYFIGFVGHELIYLDPHTTQPAVDPNEDGQFPDDSYHCQHPPCRMHICELDPSIAAGFFCQTEDDFDDWCAQIRKVSNCRGLPMFELVESQPSHLITADVLNLTPDFSDSDRLERYFDSEDEEFEILSL